CCCGGTCGACGCCGCCGCCGAGCAGCGCAGCGGTGCTGACCACCAGCAGGACCAGCAGCCAGGAGAGGCTCTCCACGTGCTGCAACGCCTGCGCCGACCACGCTTCGTGCGGGTCCTTGGTCCAGGCCGCCTCGGCTGTCCGCTCCGGGCTGCGCGCGGCCGGTACCCAGTCGAGGATGAGGCCGGCACCGAGGGCCGCCCAGAGCACCACGCCGGACCAGGCGCCTGTGTTCCAGAAGGTGGCCACCAGCAGCGCGGGAAGAGCCGCAGCGTAGAGCTCGACCCAGCGCCAACGCTCCTGCAGGCGGAAGCCGCGGCCGAGAAGCAGCAGAAGCCCGCTGCTCAGCCCGAGGAGGCCGACCGCGGGCATGTAGGGCCACAGGGGGCGGAAGCCCGGCGACGAGAACAGGCCGGGCGCGAGGAGGAAGAGGAGGCCGACGGCCGTCTCGATGCAGCCCATGGTCACCCGGAACATGCGGGGCACGGCAACCCATCCCGAGACGGCCACGCCAATGGCGAGGATGGCGTACGTCACACCGCCGGTCACGCCGCCGGCGCCGAAGATCAGATAGGAAGTCATCAGCAGCGGGACGGCGGCCAGCAGGTTCAGCAGCCGCTGCAGCGGCAGCACGGGGCCGTACCGGAGGCTCATCACGAGCAGGGTGCCCCCGGCCAGCAGCGCTGCCGAGAGGTGGGGGAGGAGCGGGGCCATGGGCGCGTAGAGGACGGACCGGAAGTGGTCGGCGAACGCGAACATGGCGATGCCTGTGGTCAGTTCCACGACCGCCGTCGTGACCAGCAAGCGCGTGGCGGTGTTCTGGGACACGCTCAGCCTCCTCTCCCGGGGTTGTCCAGTTCTTTCGCTCTATTCTCCCGCGACTCCTGCACCCCTGCGGCGCATCCAGGCCGCGGCGTCGGCGATGGCCCGGGCCGAGCGGTAGACGAAGTGTCCCTCCTCCAGGTAGACCTGCCGCTCCACCGGCCCTCCGAGCCGGTCGCGCAGCACTTCGGACTCCTCCGGCGGCACAACCCCGTCGGTGGCGCCGTGCAGCAGGAGGACCGGCACGGTGACGTGCGGGGCGAGGGCGCCCGGGTCGAACTCGGTGAGGGCCAGGAAGCGGCGCAGGTTGGTCACCACCCGCCGGCCCCCCACGTCGGTCTCGGCGATGTGCTCGCCGGCCTCCACCCGCCGGCGCACGTCGGCGATCTGCGCCTGCCACTGGCGGACGCGCAGCTGGACTACCCGCTCCGAGAGCCCGCGGGACGCGGCGAGCCGGGCCACCTGGGCGGCGTAGCGGGTCCCGGCCGTGAGGGCGCCGGCGGCCAGCAGGATCAGGCCGTCCACCTTGCCCTCCAGGGCGAGCCGGAGGGCGAAGCCTGCGCCGTCGGCCCAGGCGACGGCCGCGGTCCAGCCCACCTCGGGCTGCACGGCCAGCAGCTCGGCGGCGGCCTCGGCATCGGCGTACAGGTCGTCCCAGTCCGCCGCGTGGTACAGCCCTGTCGACTCGCCGCTGCCCCGCTGGTCGTAGCAGAGGCAGGCCAGCCCGGCTGCGCCGAGGGACTCCGCCCATACCACCGGCCAGTTCTTGGTCCCGTCCTGCGCCCGGCGCTGGAGGGGCAGCGGCCCCGGGCCGCCGATGATGACGGCGCCGGGCACGGGCGATCCTGCTGCGGCGCCCTCCGGCAGCACCAGGCTGCCGGCCAGGCCGTGGGTCTCGGTGCTGATGGA
This portion of the Symbiobacterium terraclitae genome encodes:
- a CDS encoding alpha/beta fold hydrolase gives rise to the protein MKTYPVSISTETHGLAGSLVLPEGAAAGSPVPGAVIIGGPGPLPLQRRAQDGTKNWPVVWAESLGAAGLACLCYDQRGSGESTGLYHAADWDDLYADAEAAAELLAVQPEVGWTAAVAWADGAGFALRLALEGKVDGLILLAAGALTAGTRYAAQVARLAASRGLSERVVQLRVRQWQAQIADVRRRVEAGEHIAETDVGGRRVVTNLRRFLALTEFDPGALAPHVTVPVLLLHGATDGVVPPEESEVLRDRLGGPVERQVYLEEGHFVYRSARAIADAAAWMRRRGAGVAGE